Genomic segment of Planctomycetia bacterium:
GCGCCGCGGCCGGCGCGTTGCTCGCGCGAATCGCCGCGAGGATCGAGTGCTTACTTCCCATGGCCGTTCCGATTCTCTTGATGTTTTCGAAACCGGTCGCGGAAGCTGTCGCGAGGGAACTCCGGCAATTCGCGCTGCTTCCCCCAAGCGTTGAAGCGGTTGTAGAGCAGAAATCGCGGGACGTGCGGCATGATGCGCCGCGCCAGGTACCCGGCCGCGCGATAGAGCCGTGGGCTTTGAAACAACCGGCTTACGAGCTTCATCGACCAAGTCTTCGAGCGCGGCAGCAGGCCGCGCTGCGCGATCTCTTTGCGCCACGTAAGGAGTTGATGGTGGATGTCGATCTTCACCGGGCAAACATCCGAGCACGAACCGCACAGGCTGCACGCGAACGGCAGCGAGGCATGCTTCTTCGCGTCGCCGGCCGGCGAAAGGATCGAACCGATCGGGCCCGGCACCGTGGCTTCGTAGCTGTGGCCGCCGCTGCGACGATAGACGGGGCACGTATTCATGCATGCGCCGCAGCGAATGCAATTCAACGAGCGGCGGAAGTCGTCGCTTTCGAGTAAGCGCGTGCGGCCGTTATCGACGATGACGATGTGCAACTCGCCGCCGGCGATCGGCCCGTGGAAGTGCGAGGAGTAGGTCGTGATCGGTTGGCCGGTCGCGGAACGGGCCAGCAAGCGAAGGAACACGCTCAGGTCGTTCACGCGCGGAATCAGCTTCTCGAAGCCCATGCAGGCGATGTGGAGCTTCGGGAGCGAGGCGCCGAGATCGGCGTTCCCTTCGTTGGTGCAAACGACGAAGCCGCCGGTTTCGGCGATCGCGAAGTTCACGCCCGTCAGGCCGGCATCGGCGCTCATGAAGCGATCGCGCAAGTGCCCGCGCGCGGCTTCGGCTAAGTAGCCCGGGTCGGAAGCTCCTGCGTCGGTGCCGAGGTGTTTGTGGAAGAGCGCGCCGACGTCTTCCTTCTTATAGTGGATCGCCGGCAGAACGATATGGCTCGGCGGCTCTTGCGCCAGCTGCACGATCCGCTCGCCGAGGTCCGTGTCGACGACTTCGATGCCGTGCCGTTCGAGATACGGATTCAGATGGCACTCTTCCGTGAACATCGACTTGCTTTTCACGAGCTTCTTCACGTCGTGATCGCGCAGGATGCCGTACACGATCTCGTTGTGTTCCGCCGCGTCTTTCGCCCAATGCACGACCGCGCCGAGCTTCGTCGCTTGGGCCTCGAATTGCTCGAGGTAGTCGGCGAGCCGCGACA
This window contains:
- a CDS encoding lactate utilization protein, which codes for MTHAPLAAEFIRDKERTHWHDNTLWFVRSKRDKAARTLPEWELLRETAAQIKAHTMSRLADYLEQFEAQATKLGAVVHWAKDAAEHNEIVYGILRDHDVKKLVKSKSMFTEECHLNPYLERHGIEVVDTDLGERIVQLAQEPPSHIVLPAIHYKKEDVGALFHKHLGTDAGASDPGYLAEAARGHLRDRFMSADAGLTGVNFAIAETGGFVVCTNEGNADLGASLPKLHIACMGFEKLIPRVNDLSVFLRLLARSATGQPITTYSSHFHGPIAGGELHIVIVDNGRTRLLESDDFRRSLNCIRCGACMNTCPVYRRSGGHSYEATVPGPIGSILSPAGDAKKHASLPFACSLCGSCSDVCPVKIDIHHQLLTWRKEIAQRGLLPRSKTWSMKLVSRLFQSPRLYRAAGYLARRIMPHVPRFLLYNRFNAWGKQRELPEFPRDSFRDRFRKHQENRNGHGK